The following is a genomic window from Armatimonadota bacterium.
CGGACGTCTCGGATTACGAGGCGCTCTTCGCGATGCTGGCCGCGGAATTCCCCGCGGCTCACGCGGTGCGGGCCGGTTTCGAGATCGCGGTGATGGACGCCTATGGGCAGAGTGTGGGGCAGCCGCTATGGCGGGTATGGGGCGGAAAGAAGCCGGTCGTGCGCACGGACCTGACGGTGCCGATCAACACCCTGGACGAGGCGCGGACGATCGCCCGGGACGCCGCCGCGCTGGGAATCCAGGACCTGAAGATCAAGATCGACGGCACGGACCCCCGGACGGCACTGGCGCGGATCAAGGCAGTCTCGGAAGCGGCGCCCAAAGCGACGCTGCTTGTGGACGCCAACCAGAGCTTCACGGCCGACGGCGCCATTGCCTTCCTCGATATCTGCCGCGCGAACTCGCTGGAAATGGCGCTTTTCGAACAGCCGGTGAAGGCAGCCGATATCGCCGGACTCGTAAAGGTAGCGGCGTACGGGGAATACCCGGTCGGCGCCGACGAGGCCGTGGTGACTCCGGCGGATTGCCGGGCGATCCTGGACACCGGCGGCGTACAGATCGTGAACATCAAGCTGATGAAGAGCGGCATCTCCGGCGCGCTGGAGATCATCCGGATGTGCCAGGCGGCGGACGTGATGCTGATGCTGGGTTGCATGATCGAGAGCCATGTTGGAATCGCGGCGTCGGTCCACCTGGCGTGCGGGACGGGCGCTTTCTCATACCTGGACCTGGATGCGCCGTTGTTGCTAGCCGGCGACATCGCGGGCGGAGGATTTACGCTTGACGTGGACCGGTTCACCCCGGGCGAGCGTCCGGGCCTGGGGGCCAGATTGCTCTCCGGACAGGTCGCGGAGGCCTGACGCCGTCCGGGCGCGTAACCGGGCGGGCGTTGGCACGCTGAAAATGAAGGTGCAAACTTATTTCGCCATTCTTGCGTCTATATGTTGATACACTGGTTCCCACGTGCATGGCGGGCTAGAATAGGGTATAAGGATGCTGGAGCGTGAGCCGCGCGCTGAAGCGGGCGGCGTTGCCGATTAGTACTTTACGACAGATATGACGGCCCGAACACCATCAACAATGGTCCTGGTGACCGCTCTCCTGCTTGGGGCGGCCCCGTTCGCGCGTGCGGACATCAAACTGGGCCAGGAACGTTTCGCCGGCCGCGGCACCCGGGGCCCCTACGCGATTTCCCGTCAGGCTGTTGAAGACCGCACCGAGCAGGTGTGGGTAAACGGCCGCCGGATGGTCAAGGGGCAGGATTACCTCTTTGACGCTTCGATGGGCGCCCTCTCGTTCACGGAACCTCTCCGCCTTGTGGACTCCGTTGAGGTCGATTATCAGTACGACACAGCCAAGGCGCACGCGCCGATGGCAACCGTCGGCACGTTCGGATTGCTCAATTCCGCCAACGCCGGCTTGTCCCTGACGTACGGCTTCAAACCGACCAATTCCGGCGACCAGACGCTCTCCAGCCTCGGCTTCAGCGGCCAGGGCCTGTTGTTCGGCAGCACGATTTCCAGCTCGTTCATGGTGGACAAGACGGCCGGGGCCAACATCGGGGCCGATGCTCAGAACATGCTGCTGAACATGAAACGCGATACCGGGCTTCTACAGTTCGACATCGGTTATTCGCGCGTGGGGCAGAAGTTCGGGCAGGCGGATGCCATGAAGCTGGTCAAAGGCTCGCAGGCCCTAAACCTGAGCGGCAGCCTGCAGCTTGCCCAGAACGGCGCCCTCACCTTCAAGAAGATCGATAATTCCACGCCGGACGCAAAGACGGGCGTGGTGAAGGCCACCTCCCTGACGAGCGGCGGCTTGGGCTTGAATCTGTCCGGAACCACGCGCTTCACGGCGCTCCACGAAGTGCAGTCCGAGGCGCAGGGCAAGGATAGCAAGAATTCCGCCATTGACCGCCTGCAGTTCGACCAGAAATTGGGCAAGAACGCTACCGCTCTACTGTTGAA
Proteins encoded in this region:
- a CDS encoding dipeptide epimerase, producing MSRTAIESISTTTRYMPLKAPFVTARGRTDRARSFVIELKTTGGLTAYGALTPAEYVTHESDEDVAKSLAAIAEAVKGADVSDYEALFAMLAAEFPAAHAVRAGFEIAVMDAYGQSVGQPLWRVWGGKKPVVRTDLTVPINTLDEARTIARDAAALGIQDLKIKIDGTDPRTALARIKAVSEAAPKATLLVDANQSFTADGAIAFLDICRANSLEMALFEQPVKAADIAGLVKVAAYGEYPVGADEAVVTPADCRAILDTGGVQIVNIKLMKSGISGALEIIRMCQAADVMLMLGCMIESHVGIAASVHLACGTGAFSYLDLDAPLLLAGDIAGGGFTLDVDRFTPGERPGLGARLLSGQVAEA